In the Paenibacillus pabuli genome, one interval contains:
- the flhB gene encoding flagellar biosynthesis protein FlhB, giving the protein MKLQLDLQLFAGEKTEKATPKKRQDTRKKGQVVKSMEISGASILLFTFLIMMVFSDFYKERIVRLFTDIFMNRLSLEITGENVMALMMRYGIEVMLLLAPVLIGSAVVALIVNYMQVGFLLVGEGLKPKLEKLDPIKGFKNIFSLRSLVEFAKSILKMSIIGYLVYSTITSYQSDIASLSHFSLDAILHFSASITLNLGVKIAVALMVLAVFDYMYQKYDYEKNIRMSKQDIKDEYKKMEGDPLIKGKIRERQRRMAVQRMMQEVPNADVIITNPTHFAVALKYEGSEMEAPQIIAKGQDYVALRIREIAKEHGVITMENKPLARALFQRAEIGDAIPADLFQAVAEVLAYVYKLKGRTK; this is encoded by the coding sequence ATGAAACTTCAACTTGACCTTCAGTTATTCGCAGGGGAGAAGACGGAGAAAGCCACCCCGAAAAAAAGGCAGGATACGCGTAAAAAGGGGCAGGTTGTCAAAAGTATGGAAATCTCCGGAGCATCCATTCTCCTGTTCACCTTTTTAATCATGATGGTTTTCAGTGATTTTTACAAAGAACGCATTGTTCGCTTATTTACAGATATCTTTATGAATCGGCTGAGCTTGGAGATTACCGGCGAGAATGTGATGGCCCTCATGATGCGCTATGGCATTGAAGTTATGCTGTTGCTTGCACCCGTACTGATAGGTTCGGCAGTGGTCGCATTAATAGTCAATTATATGCAGGTTGGTTTTCTACTTGTGGGAGAAGGATTGAAGCCAAAGCTTGAGAAGCTTGATCCGATCAAAGGATTCAAAAACATTTTCTCACTCCGCTCGTTAGTGGAGTTTGCAAAATCCATTCTGAAAATGTCGATTATCGGTTATCTGGTCTACAGTACGATTACAAGTTATCAATCGGATATTGCTTCGCTTTCTCATTTTTCTTTGGATGCCATATTACACTTTTCGGCTTCAATCACCCTGAATCTGGGTGTCAAAATTGCTGTGGCCTTAATGGTACTCGCAGTGTTCGACTATATGTATCAGAAATACGATTACGAGAAAAACATTCGGATGTCTAAACAGGACATCAAGGATGAGTATAAAAAAATGGAAGGTGACCCGCTGATCAAGGGTAAAATCAGGGAACGACAGCGTCGTATGGCTGTACAGCGGATGATGCAAGAAGTTCCTAATGCAGATGTGATCATCACAAACCCGACGCACTTCGCGGTGGCGCTGAAGTATGAAGGGTCTGAGATGGAGGCACCTCAGATTATTGCTAAAGGTCAGGATTACGTCGCCTTGCGTATTAGGGAAATTGCCAAAGAGCACGGTGTCATTACAATGGAAAACAAGCCGCTGGCACGGGCATTGTTCCAGAGGGCCGAGATTGGCGACGCCATACCGGCTGATTTGTTTCAAGCGGTAGCCGAGGTGCTGGCTTATGTATATAAATTAAAGGGCAGAACGAAATAA
- the fliR gene encoding flagellar biosynthetic protein FliR, with amino-acid sequence METLLQSFPVALLMFCRIASFFVTAPVFSARNVPNSIKIGLSAFVTLTVYVVYGMNQEVPTDLSYILLIIREILIGLLLGFVAYLIMTAVQTAGTFIDLQIGFGMANVFDPMTGASAPLTGNFKYAFAMLLFLTMNGHHYLLDAIVYSYRWIPLSNAFFIRLADGSIAEFLVHTLGEAFMLAFQMSAPIVVALFLTDVGLGFLAKTAPQFNVFAVGMPLKVLVGIAILLLMVPSFAFVFSQLFEAMFRSMEKLLGTIGQRPG; translated from the coding sequence ATGGAGACATTGTTGCAAAGTTTTCCTGTCGCTCTGCTTATGTTTTGTCGAATTGCATCATTTTTTGTAACTGCTCCAGTGTTCTCAGCTCGAAATGTGCCGAATTCCATCAAGATTGGTCTCTCGGCATTTGTGACATTAACGGTTTATGTGGTTTATGGCATGAATCAGGAAGTGCCTACTGATCTGAGTTACATTCTATTGATTATCCGGGAGATTTTAATAGGATTGCTACTAGGTTTTGTAGCTTATCTAATCATGACAGCCGTTCAGACGGCGGGAACATTCATTGACCTTCAGATTGGCTTTGGTATGGCGAATGTATTTGATCCGATGACTGGTGCTTCTGCACCGCTGACGGGTAATTTCAAATATGCTTTTGCTATGCTGCTCTTCCTGACGATGAATGGACACCACTACCTTCTGGACGCCATTGTGTACAGCTATCGCTGGATACCTCTATCCAATGCCTTTTTCATACGATTGGCCGACGGGAGTATTGCTGAGTTTCTCGTTCATACGCTAGGTGAGGCCTTTATGCTTGCCTTCCAAATGTCGGCACCCATTGTAGTGGCTTTGTTTTTGACGGATGTAGGATTGGGTTTTCTGGCTAAAACTGCTCCTCAATTCAATGTGTTTGCTGTCGGTATGCCGTTAAAGGTACTGGTGGGAATCGCCATATTGCTTTTGATGGTTCCGAGCTTCGCCTTTGTATTTAGCCAATTGTTCGAAGCGATGTTTAGATCTATGGAGAAGTTGCTTGGAACGATCGGACAGAGGCCGGGCTAA
- the fliQ gene encoding flagellar biosynthesis protein FliQ, with protein sequence MTSEFVIGLAGKAVYTSLLASAPMLILALVVGLIISVFQATTQIQEQTLAFVPKIIAVLLAVLLFGPWILNILVDFTYNILDNLYRYIG encoded by the coding sequence ATGACTTCAGAATTTGTTATAGGTCTGGCCGGGAAAGCAGTATACACGTCTCTGCTGGCCAGCGCACCCATGCTTATACTTGCTCTAGTTGTGGGTCTCATTATCAGTGTATTTCAAGCAACGACCCAAATTCAGGAGCAGACATTAGCTTTTGTACCGAAAATTATTGCCGTGCTTCTCGCAGTGCTCTTATTCGGACCTTGGATCTTAAATATTTTGGTGGATTTCACGTATAACATTCTTGATAATTTATACAGATATATAGGGTAG
- the fliP gene encoding flagellar type III secretion system pore protein FliP (The bacterial flagellar biogenesis protein FliP forms a type III secretion system (T3SS)-type pore required for flagellar assembly.) encodes MKKKIWLACCLMGLISLASVTVAFAEPIPNIDIQIGSGDGGTPSTSSLSIILLITVLSIAPAILVLMTSFTRIVIVLGFIRTSLGTQQMPPNQVLVGLALFLTLFIMSPTLSSINQVALQPYLKGDITQTEALEKAQDPIKKFMFSHTREKDLLLFMKYNQTEQPKTYQDIPITVMVPAYAISELKTAFQMGFMIFIPFLVIDIVVASTLMAMGMMMLPPVMISLPFKILLFVLVDGWYLVVKSLLLSFNT; translated from the coding sequence ATGAAGAAAAAGATTTGGCTAGCATGTTGTTTGATGGGGCTTATCAGCCTGGCATCTGTGACGGTTGCCTTTGCCGAACCGATACCGAACATCGATATCCAAATCGGAAGCGGAGATGGGGGAACACCAAGTACGAGTTCTCTTTCCATTATTCTGTTAATTACGGTGTTAAGTATAGCACCCGCAATACTGGTGTTAATGACCAGCTTCACCCGAATTGTTATCGTTCTCGGTTTTATACGGACATCCTTGGGGACGCAACAAATGCCGCCCAATCAGGTGCTTGTCGGTTTAGCGCTCTTCCTGACACTGTTTATCATGTCACCGACGCTGTCTTCTATTAATCAGGTAGCTCTTCAACCTTATCTCAAAGGAGACATTACGCAAACGGAAGCGCTTGAAAAGGCTCAAGATCCCATAAAGAAATTCATGTTCTCCCACACGAGGGAGAAAGATCTACTGCTTTTTATGAAATACAATCAGACCGAACAACCAAAAACGTATCAAGATATACCGATCACTGTCATGGTGCCAGCGTATGCAATCAGTGAATTAAAGACAGCATTCCAGATGGGATTTATGATTTTCATTCCGTTTTTAGTCATAGACATTGTGGTTGCAAGTACACTAATGGCTATGGGGATGATGATGCTCCCACCGGTCATGATCTCGTTACCTTTTAAGATATTGCTATTTGTCCTTGTGGACGGTTGGTATCTTGTAGTGAAGTCACTGCTGCTGAGCTTTAACACATGA
- a CDS encoding flagellar biosynthetic protein FliO, whose product MAQGDTPGGADIGTNYYFQLVWVIVVLAVILVLIVYLLRFLNKRNQQWFRSGTVRILGGVGLGPNKSLQIIEIGGNVYLVGVGENIQLLDKISDLEEAQRIVDSFEREASSQQGSLSPLINKLASRLRKKEPPREMELEDTASFHELFESKLRQMPNRKEKMEKLLEEDNTTDRSRDS is encoded by the coding sequence ATGGCGCAGGGTGATACTCCTGGAGGAGCTGACATTGGGACCAACTATTATTTTCAGCTAGTATGGGTGATTGTCGTCCTGGCCGTCATCCTGGTCCTTATCGTCTACCTGCTCCGCTTTTTGAACAAACGGAATCAACAATGGTTCCGAAGTGGTACAGTCCGTATTTTGGGTGGTGTGGGGCTGGGGCCTAACAAGTCACTCCAGATCATAGAAATTGGTGGCAATGTCTATCTGGTCGGTGTTGGCGAGAATATACAATTGCTAGACAAAATTTCAGATCTGGAAGAGGCACAGAGAATCGTTGATTCATTTGAGAGAGAAGCTTCTTCACAACAAGGAAGCCTTTCACCATTAATCAACAAGTTGGCATCCCGCTTGCGTAAGAAAGAACCACCAAGGGAGATGGAACTTGAGGATACGGCCTCTTTTCACGAGTTATTCGAGTCGAAACTCCGGCAGATGCCTAACCGAAAAGAAAAGATGGAAAAGCTCCTGGAAGAAGACAATACTACAGATCGGTCGAGGGATTCATGA
- a CDS encoding response regulator yields the protein MANRILVVDDAAFMRMMIRDILSKNGYEVVGEAQDGAQAIEKFKELRPDLITMDITMPEMDGIAALKEIKKIDANAKVIMCSAMGQQAMVIDAIQAGAKDFIVKPFQSDRVIEAISKTLGV from the coding sequence ATGGCAAACCGAATTTTAGTCGTGGACGACGCTGCGTTTATGAGAATGATGATCCGGGACATTTTGTCCAAAAACGGATATGAGGTCGTTGGCGAGGCTCAGGATGGAGCACAAGCAATTGAGAAATTTAAGGAACTTCGTCCTGATCTGATCACGATGGATATTACCATGCCTGAGATGGATGGAATTGCAGCACTAAAAGAAATTAAGAAAATCGATGCGAACGCTAAAGTCATTATGTGTTCAGCTATGGGACAACAAGCGATGGTAATTGATGCGATTCAGGCTGGTGCCAAAGATTTCATCGTTAAGCCATTCCAGTCTGACCGAGTCATCGAAGCTATCAGCAAAACACTGGGAGTTTAA
- the fliY gene encoding flagellar motor switch phosphatase FliY, whose product MTSKDYLSQEEIDALLRQSESMGSTEPAEKTVDDFLTELEQDALGEIGNITFGSAATALSTLLGLKVDITTPKVSIISRSQFEEAFPKPHVAVHVNYVDGFEGINSLVIKKRDAQVIADLMLGGEGNPADEELNEIHISAVQEAMNQMMGSSATSMSTIFNRFVNISPPGIDILNMESGEGVSSLPHDETLIQVSFRLLIGDLIDSNLMQLLPVDFAKHMVDMLIGGAQESTANAPVTTPSHAAPAAAAPPVTPEQPPVQQQMPPQAPQPPAPDYNGYGQAPMGMPQGMPPQQPYGMPPQQPYAAPQHYGGMPNRNVNVQPVQFANLQNGAYGQVDENNLNLLMDIPLKVTVELGRTQKQIKDILELSQGSIVELDKLAGEPVDILVNNKLIAKGEVVVIDENFGVRVIDIVSQWDRIQKLQ is encoded by the coding sequence TTGACGAGTAAGGATTATTTGTCCCAGGAAGAAATCGATGCTTTGCTCCGGCAATCCGAATCGATGGGTAGCACGGAACCGGCTGAAAAAACAGTTGATGATTTTTTGACTGAACTGGAACAAGATGCACTGGGGGAGATCGGTAATATTACATTTGGTAGCGCTGCGACAGCATTGTCCACGCTATTGGGATTAAAAGTAGATATTACAACACCGAAGGTATCCATTATCAGCCGTTCACAATTCGAAGAAGCGTTTCCCAAGCCACATGTTGCTGTACATGTCAATTATGTGGATGGATTTGAAGGGATCAATTCACTAGTTATTAAGAAGCGCGATGCTCAAGTGATTGCTGATCTTATGCTCGGAGGCGAAGGAAATCCTGCCGATGAAGAGCTGAACGAAATCCATATTAGTGCAGTACAGGAAGCGATGAACCAAATGATGGGTTCATCAGCAACTTCCATGTCTACGATTTTCAATCGATTTGTGAATATCTCTCCGCCAGGCATTGATATTCTCAATATGGAAAGTGGCGAGGGTGTCAGCAGTCTGCCGCATGACGAAACGTTGATTCAAGTATCGTTTCGCCTCCTGATTGGTGATCTGATTGACTCCAATCTGATGCAGCTTTTGCCTGTTGATTTCGCTAAGCATATGGTGGATATGTTAATTGGCGGTGCACAAGAATCAACAGCTAATGCACCAGTAACAACACCATCGCACGCGGCACCAGCGGCGGCAGCTCCACCAGTGACGCCGGAGCAACCACCGGTTCAGCAACAAATGCCTCCACAGGCGCCTCAACCGCCTGCTCCAGACTATAACGGGTATGGACAAGCACCAATGGGTATGCCGCAAGGAATGCCACCACAACAGCCTTATGGGATGCCACCACAGCAACCATATGCTGCACCACAACACTACGGCGGTATGCCGAACAGGAATGTAAATGTACAACCCGTCCAGTTCGCCAATTTGCAAAACGGGGCCTACGGTCAGGTGGACGAAAATAATTTGAATTTATTGATGGACATTCCCCTTAAGGTCACCGTAGAATTAGGAAGGACCCAGAAGCAAATTAAGGATATATTGGAACTCTCACAAGGTTCAATTGTCGAGCTGGATAAACTGGCCGGCGAACCTGTCGATATTTTGGTCAATAACAAACTGATCGCTAAGGGAGAAGTCGTCGTTATCGATGAAAACTTTGGTGTTCGTGTTATAGATATCGTAAGCCAATGGGACCGAATTCAGAAATTACAATAA
- the fliM gene encoding flagellar motor switch protein FliM translates to MVDVLSQNEIDALLAALSSGEMDAEELKKEETQKKIRSYDFKRAVRFSKDHIRSLTRIHENFARFLTTYFSAQLRTFVQINVVQVEQLPYDEFIRSIPKMTILNIFEAEPLQGRMVMEVHPNVGYAMLDRLLGGTGSAPTKIASMTEIETTIMERIFSRAFESLQEAWKTVLDISPRMEALETNPQFMQIVSPNETIALISLSTKIGDTTGMINLCIPHVVLEPIMSRLSTHQWFVSEKKTRAPEEYDALRERVNKAKLPVVAELGESRISISEFLGLSVGDVITLNKPVEEGLSIKVGDRLKYMGSPGTIKDRVAVQIDKIVTEGVEEFDE, encoded by the coding sequence ATGGTGGATGTATTATCACAAAATGAGATTGATGCCCTATTAGCAGCACTTTCCTCAGGTGAGATGGATGCCGAGGAATTGAAAAAGGAAGAAACTCAGAAAAAAATTAGATCGTATGATTTTAAACGGGCTGTACGCTTTTCCAAAGATCATATTCGAAGTTTGACTCGAATTCACGAGAACTTTGCACGCTTTCTCACCACTTATTTTTCAGCCCAATTGCGGACATTCGTTCAGATTAATGTCGTTCAGGTCGAACAATTGCCTTATGATGAATTTATTCGTTCAATCCCTAAAATGACGATATTAAACATATTTGAAGCAGAACCGTTACAAGGACGAATGGTAATGGAAGTTCATCCTAATGTTGGTTATGCAATGTTGGATCGATTGCTAGGTGGTACAGGGAGTGCACCGACAAAAATAGCTTCAATGACTGAAATTGAAACGACCATTATGGAGCGAATCTTCAGCCGAGCATTCGAAAGTTTGCAGGAAGCTTGGAAGACGGTGCTGGATATATCGCCGAGAATGGAAGCACTTGAGACGAATCCACAGTTTATGCAGATCGTATCACCCAACGAAACAATTGCCCTGATCTCGCTGAGTACCAAAATCGGTGACACTACAGGCATGATCAATTTGTGTATCCCACATGTCGTTCTTGAACCTATTATGTCCAGGCTGTCGACACATCAGTGGTTTGTTTCGGAGAAGAAAACAAGAGCACCGGAAGAATACGATGCCCTTAGAGAACGTGTGAACAAAGCCAAATTGCCAGTTGTTGCGGAACTGGGTGAATCCAGAATTTCGATCTCGGAATTCCTTGGCCTTTCGGTCGGCGATGTCATTACGTTGAACAAACCGGTTGAAGAGGGATTATCCATCAAAGTTGGCGACAGGTTGAAGTATATGGGCAGTCCGGGAACGATCAAAGACCGTGTGGCTGTGCAAATAGACAAGATTGTCACCGAAGGAGTTGAAGAATTTGACGAGTAA
- a CDS encoding flagellar basal body-associated FliL family protein translates to MKKMMPWLATILLAITLIVVVVFVFMQGQTGNKAETDVASAAEAKKMTADEIVEVTSEITDIKTNLADTNHIVQVNLAFKLTDATAKEDFEKIKEITVKPIIVQTFADAQPEELKTAKGRSQFNEKLTKLINEALPEPKLSSTNFTYFLMASM, encoded by the coding sequence ATGAAAAAGATGATGCCCTGGCTGGCAACGATATTGCTTGCCATAACACTCATTGTGGTGGTTGTGTTTGTATTTATGCAAGGACAGACGGGTAATAAAGCTGAAACAGATGTAGCTTCGGCTGCTGAAGCCAAAAAGATGACTGCTGATGAAATTGTCGAGGTTACTTCCGAGATTACCGACATCAAAACCAATTTGGCAGACACCAATCACATTGTACAAGTCAACCTGGCTTTTAAACTGACTGATGCTACAGCAAAAGAAGATTTCGAGAAAATTAAAGAAATTACCGTAAAACCAATCATTGTTCAGACATTTGCGGATGCACAGCCAGAAGAATTAAAAACAGCCAAGGGACGTTCTCAGTTTAATGAAAAACTGACAAAACTGATCAATGAAGCATTGCCTGAACCAAAGCTGAGCAGCACGAACTTTACTTATTTTTTGATGGCATCAATGTAA
- a CDS encoding flagellar FlbD family protein: protein MISVTRLNGSPMWLNALMVEIVEETPDTYITLVTGKRLIVLEKADEVISKIKDYNREIGVQAATIKVQQTEES, encoded by the coding sequence ATGATTTCGGTTACGCGGTTAAATGGTTCTCCCATGTGGTTAAATGCGCTGATGGTAGAGATTGTAGAAGAAACGCCGGATACGTATATTACTCTGGTAACTGGGAAGAGACTGATTGTCCTTGAAAAGGCTGATGAAGTCATTTCCAAAATCAAAGATTACAACCGTGAAATCGGGGTTCAGGCAGCCACTATTAAAGTGCAGCAAACGGAGGAATCCTGA
- the flgG gene encoding flagellar basal body rod protein FlgG — translation MLKSMYSGVSGMRGFQTKLDVIGNNIANVNTVGFKGSRVMFKDIMSQTTAGVTAPGDENGGVNAKQIGLGVSVGSIDTLHLAGSPMTTNNPTDLRLNGDGFFLVTLGGEQEVPFLTRAGDFHVDANRNLVTSDGLFVVDSGGEPITLDDTVVSFTIGQDGIINQTMDDGTTEAGAQLGIGKVTNPEGLEKIGGNLYRITANANADGEFEIVTANSTEFGTGAVIAGQLEMSNVDLTGEFTEMIVAQRGFQANSRIITTSDEVLQEVVNLKR, via the coding sequence ATGTTGAAATCAATGTACTCAGGCGTTTCCGGTATGAGGGGTTTTCAAACAAAACTGGATGTAATCGGTAATAATATCGCGAACGTGAACACTGTTGGCTTCAAGGGAAGCCGTGTCATGTTCAAAGATATTATGAGTCAAACCACGGCGGGAGTAACAGCGCCTGGAGATGAAAACGGTGGTGTAAATGCGAAGCAAATCGGTTTGGGTGTATCCGTCGGTTCCATCGATACGCTGCATCTTGCGGGCAGTCCAATGACCACTAACAATCCAACCGACCTGCGTCTTAACGGTGATGGTTTCTTCCTGGTAACGCTTGGCGGAGAGCAAGAAGTTCCTTTCTTGACTCGTGCAGGAGATTTCCATGTTGATGCTAACCGTAACCTTGTAACTTCAGATGGTTTGTTCGTTGTGGATAGTGGTGGCGAGCCTATTACTCTGGATGATACAGTAGTTTCTTTCACCATTGGTCAAGATGGAATCATCAACCAAACGATGGATGATGGTACAACTGAAGCTGGTGCACAACTGGGGATTGGTAAAGTAACCAACCCGGAAGGTCTGGAAAAAATCGGTGGTAACTTGTACCGCATTACTGCAAATGCCAATGCTGATGGCGAATTCGAAATAGTAACTGCCAACAGCACCGAATTTGGAACAGGCGCGGTGATCGCTGGCCAACTGGAAATGTCCAATGTGGATTTGACGGGTGAATTTACAGAGATGATCGTCGCTCAACGTGGTTTCCAGGCGAACTCACGGATCATCACAACTTCTGATGAAGTGCTTCAGGAAGTTGTTAACCTGAAACGTTAA
- a CDS encoding TIGR02530 family flagellar biosynthesis protein, with translation MSERITVGQLYSGPVTPNLLNRAKQSETTITPERPFAQVLEDNLLKLSNHAAKRLEQRGIELKSEQMQQIGTALDKAAAKGAKESLILMQDMAFIVNVKNRTVVTAMDSESMKDNVFTQIDSAVIIS, from the coding sequence ATGAGTGAACGAATAACGGTAGGACAACTATATTCTGGCCCAGTAACACCTAACTTGCTTAATCGTGCTAAACAGAGCGAAACAACAATCACTCCTGAAAGACCTTTTGCCCAAGTGCTTGAGGACAATCTGTTGAAGCTTAGCAACCATGCTGCCAAAAGATTGGAACAGCGGGGAATTGAGCTGAAGAGTGAGCAGATGCAGCAGATTGGAACTGCACTCGACAAGGCTGCGGCCAAAGGTGCAAAAGAATCTCTAATCCTGATGCAGGATATGGCCTTTATCGTCAATGTTAAAAATCGCACTGTAGTCACGGCTATGGATAGTGAAAGCATGAAGGATAATGTGTTTACACAAATAGATAGTGCAGTAATCATATCTTGA
- a CDS encoding flagellar hook capping FlgD N-terminal domain-containing protein produces the protein MATEIVSTNNTWPNYSASNTATTSAATKELGKDQFLKILITQLQNQDPMQPMEDKEFIAQMAQFSSVEQLVNISSQLKTLNQSLGAVSSMIGREISWLSSNKEDNGTLRQGIVDSIIVRDGVQYAKVGEDEIELNEIIQVSNPAQIEDEESQAQSTADASAPVNESEEAETSVQDRGNTL, from the coding sequence TTGGCTACTGAAATTGTTTCTACTAATAATACATGGCCGAACTACTCGGCTTCGAACACGGCAACAACCAGTGCAGCTACCAAGGAGTTAGGGAAGGATCAGTTTCTTAAAATACTAATTACCCAACTTCAAAATCAGGATCCGATGCAGCCTATGGAGGATAAGGAATTTATTGCTCAAATGGCCCAGTTCAGTTCGGTTGAACAGCTTGTTAACATTTCGTCCCAACTCAAAACGCTGAATCAGTCTCTTGGTGCGGTTTCGAGCATGATCGGACGAGAAATTAGCTGGCTTTCTTCTAATAAAGAAGACAACGGAACGCTTCGTCAGGGGATTGTAGATTCAATTATCGTACGGGATGGTGTGCAGTACGCTAAAGTGGGCGAAGACGAAATTGAGCTGAATGAAATTATTCAGGTTTCGAATCCTGCTCAAATCGAAGATGAAGAATCCCAGGCTCAGAGTACTGCAGATGCTTCAGCACCAGTGAATGAAAGCGAGGAAGCTGAAACATCAGTTCAAGATCGTGGGAACACGTTATGA
- a CDS encoding flagellar hook-length control protein FliK: MSIVYQMTSASSSKTTGAAQTSSGTQSKGAVTGNNGGFLQTLAQSLNSSISEESNSATAGGLIVNPLAITLATSEEGEETSLTAVLDSLFGGLDSLDEALENDPTLLAELQNLIQQMYAQLKGASVETENAGETVNAQTTVNATAVMDLTEHPAAVRFVLQDVLTQMVASMTEPDSPIAKNTAEFKQLLQTLQNQLQEAGVDLSNNKGWTDLKTIVDSMDTSKDQVVQSKATPSTEKELTAISSSNNGLKVTGEADADTSLTASEGGEMDHSKVITAGELSMRTSGTTVAKPAEPVMQASQFAKEMTQFVVNKLDIVQQKGFSEATISLRPEHLGKLDVQITLQNGQLVARFMTEHAMAKDMLEQQMTQLRTSLQSQGIQVERIEVTQSSSLGSEMYHDGGRQQGNNSQDQRRSREREEQTDDAIIAANLQEELRNWRSENEDGNDFQGGSFTAKA, encoded by the coding sequence ATGTCAATCGTATATCAAATGACTTCTGCATCCTCTTCAAAGACAACAGGAGCAGCACAAACTTCGTCTGGAACGCAATCTAAAGGTGCGGTTACAGGGAACAATGGTGGATTTTTGCAAACACTGGCACAGTCATTGAATAGTTCCATTTCGGAAGAAAGTAACTCGGCTACTGCTGGAGGTTTAATTGTAAATCCGTTAGCTATAACCCTTGCAACTAGTGAAGAAGGGGAAGAAACGTCTCTTACAGCTGTTCTGGACTCGTTGTTTGGTGGCTTGGATTCACTGGATGAAGCTCTGGAAAATGACCCGACATTACTGGCAGAATTGCAAAATCTGATTCAACAGATGTATGCCCAATTAAAAGGTGCTTCTGTTGAAACTGAAAATGCGGGTGAAACCGTAAATGCGCAAACAACCGTTAACGCTACTGCGGTGATGGATCTTACCGAACACCCAGCTGCAGTTCGCTTTGTGTTACAGGATGTACTTACTCAGATGGTTGCAAGTATGACTGAACCAGATAGTCCTATAGCCAAAAATACAGCTGAGTTTAAGCAGTTGCTTCAAACCCTTCAGAATCAGTTACAGGAGGCTGGAGTTGATCTGAGCAACAACAAAGGATGGACAGATCTTAAAACAATCGTTGATTCCATGGATACATCAAAAGATCAAGTTGTACAGAGCAAGGCTACTCCATCTACGGAAAAAGAGTTGACTGCAATTTCGTCTTCTAATAACGGGCTTAAAGTGACAGGTGAAGCAGATGCCGATACCTCGTTGACTGCAAGTGAAGGTGGAGAAATGGATCATTCGAAAGTCATTACAGCCGGGGAGTTATCCATGCGTACTTCGGGTACAACGGTAGCTAAGCCAGCTGAACCTGTAATGCAAGCCTCACAGTTTGCAAAAGAAATGACGCAATTTGTGGTGAATAAGCTGGATATCGTACAGCAAAAAGGATTTTCAGAAGCTACGATTTCGCTTCGCCCAGAACATCTGGGTAAGCTGGATGTACAGATTACCTTGCAGAACGGACAATTGGTTGCACGCTTCATGACAGAACATGCGATGGCGAAGGATATGCTTGAACAGCAAATGACCCAGCTTCGTACCTCGCTTCAATCCCAAGGTATTCAAGTGGAGAGAATCGAAGTCACTCAGAGCAGCTCCCTAGGTTCAGAAATGTATCATGACGGCGGACGCCAGCAAGGAAATAACTCGCAGGATCAGCGCCGTTCACGGGAACGTGAAGAGCAAACGGATGATGCAATAATTGCGGCAAACCTTCAGGAAGAACTGCGAAATTGGCGTAGTGAAAATGAGGACGGAAACGACTTCCAAGGAGGCTCGTTTACTGCTAAAGCTTAA